The following proteins come from a genomic window of Pseudomonas hygromyciniae:
- the rplS gene encoding 50S ribosomal protein L19: MTNKIILALEAEQMTKEIPTFAPGDTIVVQVKVKEGDRSRLQAFEGVVIAKRNRGVNSAFTVRKISNGVGVERTFQTYSPQIDSMAVKRRGDVRKAKLYYLRDLSGKAARIKEKLA, from the coding sequence ATGACTAACAAAATCATCCTTGCACTCGAAGCAGAGCAGATGACCAAAGAGATCCCTACCTTTGCCCCGGGCGACACCATTGTCGTTCAGGTGAAAGTGAAGGAAGGCGACCGTTCGCGTCTGCAAGCGTTCGAAGGCGTAGTAATCGCCAAGCGTAACCGTGGTGTGAACAGTGCTTTCACTGTTCGTAAAATCTCCAACGGTGTTGGCGTAGAGCGTACTTTCCAGACCTACAGCCCGCAAATCGACAGCATGGCCGTTAAACGTCGCGGTGACGTACGTAAAGCCAAGCTGTACTACCTGCGTGACCTGTCCGGTAAAGCAGCTCGCATCAAGGAAAAACTGGCTTAA
- a CDS encoding acyl-CoA thioesterase produces MTTRLEEIQRRTDLSVTHVTKAVFPPTTNHHNTLFGGTALAWMDEVSFITATRFCRLPLVTVSTDRIDFNHAIAAGSIVELIGRVIKVGNTSLKVEVEVFVESMSADGREKAIQGVFSFVAIDADKRPVPVLPGFVD; encoded by the coding sequence ATGACCACCCGCCTTGAAGAAATCCAGCGCCGCACCGACCTGTCCGTTACCCACGTGACCAAGGCCGTGTTCCCACCGACCACCAACCACCACAACACCTTGTTCGGCGGCACCGCGTTGGCGTGGATGGACGAAGTGTCGTTCATCACCGCCACACGTTTCTGCCGCTTGCCGTTGGTGACGGTGTCTACCGACCGTATCGACTTCAACCACGCGATTGCGGCCGGTTCCATCGTTGAGTTGATCGGTCGCGTGATCAAGGTCGGCAACACCAGCCTCAAGGTTGAGGTGGAGGTGTTTGTCGAGAGCATGAGTGCCGATGGTCGCGAAAAGGCGATCCAGGGCGTGTTCAGCTTTGTTGCGATCGATGCTGACAAGCGACCGGTGCCGGTGCTGCCAGGGTTTGTAGACTGA
- the xerD gene encoding site-specific tyrosine recombinase XerD, with the protein MPAIDHPLIDRFLDALWLEKGLSDNTRQSYRSDLALFNGWLLERNLELSHAGRELILDHLAWRLEQNYKPRSTARFLSGVRGFYRYLLREKLIAVDPTLQVDMPQLGRPLPKSLSEADVDALLAAPDLSEAIGQRDRAMLEVLYACGLRVTELISLTLEQVNLRQGVLRVMGKGSKERLVPMGEEAIVWVERYMRDARSELLGGRPSDVLFPSLRGEQMTRQTFWHRIKHQAKVAGIGKSLSPHTLRHAFATHLLNHGADLRVVQMLLGHSDLSTTQIYTHVARARLQDLHAKHHPRG; encoded by the coding sequence ATGCCCGCCATTGACCACCCCCTGATCGACCGCTTCCTCGACGCGCTTTGGCTGGAAAAAGGCCTGTCGGACAACACTCGCCAGTCCTACCGCAGCGACCTGGCACTGTTCAATGGCTGGCTATTGGAGAGAAACCTCGAGTTGAGCCATGCCGGGCGCGAGTTGATCCTCGATCACCTGGCCTGGCGCCTTGAACAAAACTACAAGCCGCGCTCCACCGCACGATTCCTCTCGGGAGTGCGTGGGTTCTATCGCTATTTGCTGCGGGAAAAGCTAATTGCTGTCGACCCGACCCTGCAAGTCGATATGCCGCAACTCGGCAGGCCATTGCCCAAATCCCTGTCGGAAGCCGACGTTGACGCCCTGCTGGCCGCGCCCGACCTGAGCGAGGCTATCGGCCAGCGTGACCGCGCCATGCTGGAGGTGTTGTATGCCTGCGGCCTGCGTGTCACCGAGCTGATCAGCCTGACCCTGGAGCAGGTCAACCTGCGCCAGGGCGTGTTACGGGTGATGGGCAAGGGCAGCAAGGAGCGCCTGGTGCCCATGGGCGAAGAGGCGATTGTGTGGGTCGAGCGCTACATGCGCGATGCCCGCAGCGAGCTGCTGGGCGGGCGCCCCAGTGACGTGCTGTTCCCCAGCCTGCGCGGCGAGCAGATGACCCGCCAGACCTTCTGGCATCGCATCAAGCACCAGGCCAAGGTAGCCGGGATCGGCAAGTCGCTGTCCCCCCACACCCTGCGCCATGCGTTTGCCACTCATCTGCTCAACCATGGCGCGGATTTGCGGGTGGTGCAGATGTTGCTGGGCCATAGCGATCTGTCGACCACGCAGATTTACACCCATGTGGCGCGCGCAAGGTTGCAGGACCTGCACGCCAAACATCACCCAAGGGGCTGA
- the dsbC gene encoding bifunctional protein-disulfide isomerase/oxidoreductase DsbC, with protein MRLTQIFAAAAIALVSTFAVADDAAEKTIRKSLESLQLETPVESISASPMAGLYEVKLKGSRVLYASADGQYIVQGYLFQLKDGKPVNLTEKAERLGVSKLINAIPVAETVVYPAIGETKTHITVFTDTTCPYCHKLHAEVPELNKMGVEVRYVAFPRQGLGSPGDKQLQAVWCSADKKAAMDKMVDGKDIKAAACANPVSKQFNLGQSIGVNGTPAIVLADGQVIPGYQPAPQIAKLALGAK; from the coding sequence ATGCGCTTGACCCAGATTTTTGCCGCCGCAGCCATTGCGTTGGTCTCAACCTTTGCCGTCGCCGATGACGCCGCCGAGAAGACAATCCGTAAGAGTCTGGAAAGCCTCCAACTCGAAACCCCGGTAGAAAGCATCAGCGCCAGCCCCATGGCCGGCCTGTATGAAGTCAAGCTCAAGGGCAGCCGCGTGCTGTACGCCAGCGCTGACGGCCAGTACATCGTCCAGGGGTACCTGTTCCAGTTGAAAGACGGCAAGCCGGTCAACCTCACCGAGAAGGCCGAGCGCCTGGGCGTGTCCAAGTTGATCAACGCCATTCCGGTTGCCGAAACCGTGGTGTACCCGGCCATTGGCGAGACCAAGACCCACATCACCGTGTTCACCGACACCACCTGCCCGTACTGCCACAAACTGCACGCCGAAGTGCCTGAGCTGAACAAGATGGGCGTCGAAGTGCGCTACGTCGCGTTCCCGCGCCAGGGCCTGGGTTCGCCGGGCGACAAGCAGTTGCAAGCGGTCTGGTGTTCGGCTGACAAGAAAGCCGCCATGGACAAGATGGTCGACGGCAAGGACATCAAGGCTGCTGCCTGTGCCAACCCGGTGTCCAAGCAGTTCAACCTGGGCCAGTCGATCGGCGTGAACGGTACGCCGGCCATCGTTTTGGCGGACGGTCAGGTCATTCCGGGCTACCAGCCTGCACCACAAATCGCCAAACTGGCGCTGGGTGCCAAATAA
- a CDS encoding homoserine dehydrogenase produces MKPVKVGICGLGTVGGGTLNVLQRNAEEISRRAGRGIEVAQIAMRTPKPQYQTTGIAITNDVFDVATNPEIDIVIELVGGYTVARELVLKAIENGKHVVTANKALIAVHGNEIFAKAREKGVIVAFEAAVAGGIPVIKAIREGLSANRINWVAGIINGTGNFILTEMREKGRTFEDVLAEAQALGYAEADPTFDVEGIDAAHKLTILASIAFGIPLQFDKAYTEGITKLTTADVNYAEALGYRIKHLGVARSTAAGIELRVHPTLIPADRLIANVNGVMNAVMVNGDAAGSTLFYGAGAGMEPTASSVIADLVDVVRAMTSDPENRVPHLAFQPDSLSAHPILPIEACESSYYLRIQAKDHPGVLAQVASILSERGINIESIMQKEVEEHDGLVPMILLTHRVLEQHMNDAIAALEALQGVVGPVVRIRVEHLN; encoded by the coding sequence GTGAAACCGGTCAAAGTAGGCATCTGTGGGTTAGGGACCGTCGGTGGCGGCACCTTGAACGTACTTCAGCGTAACGCTGAGGAAATTTCCCGCCGTGCAGGGCGTGGGATTGAAGTGGCACAAATTGCCATGCGTACGCCAAAGCCTCAGTACCAAACGACCGGTATTGCGATTACCAACGATGTCTTCGACGTGGCCACCAACCCTGAAATCGATATCGTCATCGAGCTGGTGGGCGGCTACACCGTCGCCCGTGAGCTGGTGCTCAAGGCCATCGAAAACGGCAAGCATGTGGTCACTGCCAACAAGGCGCTGATTGCCGTACACGGCAATGAAATCTTCGCCAAGGCCCGCGAGAAGGGCGTGATCGTCGCGTTCGAAGCGGCGGTGGCCGGCGGTATCCCGGTGATCAAGGCGATCCGTGAAGGCCTGTCGGCCAACCGCATCAACTGGGTAGCCGGCATCATCAACGGCACCGGTAACTTCATCCTGACCGAAATGCGCGAGAAGGGCCGTACCTTCGAAGACGTGCTGGCCGAAGCCCAGGCCCTGGGTTACGCCGAAGCCGACCCGACATTTGACGTCGAGGGCATCGACGCAGCGCACAAGCTGACCATCCTGGCGTCCATCGCCTTTGGCATTCCGCTGCAGTTCGACAAGGCCTACACCGAAGGCATCACCAAGCTGACCACCGCCGACGTGAACTACGCCGAAGCCCTGGGCTACCGCATCAAGCACTTGGGCGTAGCGCGCAGCACCGCGGCCGGTATCGAATTGCGCGTACACCCGACCCTGATCCCGGCCGATCGCCTGATCGCCAACGTCAATGGCGTGATGAACGCGGTGATGGTCAACGGTGACGCCGCCGGTTCGACCCTGTTCTACGGCGCCGGCGCCGGCATGGAGCCGACTGCTTCCTCGGTGATTGCCGACCTGGTGGACGTGGTCCGCGCCATGACCAGCGACCCGGAAAACCGCGTGCCGCACCTGGCGTTCCAACCGGACTCGCTGTCGGCGCACCCGATCCTGCCGATCGAAGCCTGCGAAAGTTCCTACTACCTGCGTATCCAGGCCAAGGATCATCCGGGCGTGTTGGCCCAGGTGGCCAGCATCCTCTCGGAGCGCGGTATCAACATTGAGTCGATCATGCAGAAGGAAGTCGAAGAACACGACGGCCTGGTGCCCATGATCCTGCTGACGCACCGTGTGCTGGAACAGCACATGAACGATGCCATCGCCGCCCTGGAAGCCTTGCAAGGCGTGGTCGGGCCGGTGGTACGGATCCGCGTCGAACACCTTAACTAA
- the thrC gene encoding threonine synthase: MRYISTRGQAPALNFEDVLLAGLATDGGLYVPENLPRFTQEEIASWAGLPYHELAFRVMRPFVTGSIPDADFKKILEETYGVFSHSAIAPLRQLNGNEWVLELFHGPTLAFKDFALQLLGRLLDYVLEKRGERVVIIGATSGDTGSAAIEGCKHCENVDIFILHPHNRVSDVQRRQMTTIFGENIHNIAVEGNFDDCQEMVKASFADQSFLKGTRLVAVNSINWARIMAQIVYYFHASLQLGGPARSVSFSVPTGNFGDIFAGYLARNMGLPINQLIVATNRNDILHRFMSGNQYVKETLHATLSPSMDIMVSSNFERLLFDMHGRNGAALAGLMDSFKQGGGFSVDQERWTETRKLFDSLAVDDAQTCETIAEVYAQTGELLDPHTAIGVKAARECRRSLDIPMVILGTAHPVKFPEAVQKAGVGKALELPPHLADLFEREERCTVLPNDLKAIQAFVSQHGNRGKPL; the protein is encoded by the coding sequence ATGCGTTACATCAGCACCCGCGGCCAGGCACCGGCCCTGAATTTCGAAGACGTCCTGCTCGCAGGTCTCGCCACTGACGGTGGCCTGTACGTACCGGAAAACCTGCCACGCTTCACCCAGGAAGAAATCGCCTCCTGGGCTGGCCTGCCGTATCACGAACTGGCATTCCGGGTCATGCGCCCATTCGTCACCGGCAGCATTCCCGATGCCGATTTCAAAAAGATCCTCGAAGAAACCTACGGCGTGTTCTCCCACAGCGCCATTGCCCCGTTGCGCCAACTGAACGGCAACGAATGGGTGCTGGAGCTGTTCCACGGCCCGACCCTGGCGTTCAAGGATTTCGCCCTGCAACTGCTCGGTCGCCTGCTGGACTACGTGCTGGAGAAGCGCGGCGAGCGTGTGGTGATCATCGGTGCCACCTCTGGTGATACCGGCTCGGCGGCCATCGAAGGCTGCAAGCACTGCGAAAACGTCGACATTTTCATCCTGCATCCGCACAACCGGGTCTCGGACGTGCAGCGCCGGCAGATGACCACCATCTTCGGCGAGAACATCCATAACATCGCGGTCGAAGGCAACTTCGATGACTGCCAGGAAATGGTCAAGGCCAGCTTCGCCGACCAGAGCTTCCTCAAGGGCACGCGTCTGGTGGCGGTGAACTCGATCAACTGGGCGCGGATCATGGCCCAGATCGTCTACTACTTCCACGCCTCGCTGCAGCTGGGCGGGCCGGCGCGTTCGGTGTCGTTCTCGGTGCCGACCGGCAACTTCGGCGATATCTTCGCCGGCTACCTGGCGCGCAACATGGGCCTGCCGATCAACCAATTGATCGTCGCCACCAACCGCAATGACATCCTGCATCGCTTCATGAGTGGCAACCAGTACGTCAAGGAAACCCTGCACGCCACACTGTCGCCGTCGATGGACATCATGGTCTCGTCGAACTTCGAGCGTTTGCTGTTCGACATGCACGGTCGCAACGGCGCAGCCCTGGCCGGCCTGATGGACAGCTTCAAGCAGGGGGGCGGTTTCAGCGTCGACCAGGAACGCTGGACCGAAACCCGCAAGCTGTTCGATTCCCTGGCGGTGGACGATGCCCAGACCTGCGAGACCATCGCCGAAGTCTATGCCCAGACTGGCGAGCTGCTGGACCCGCACACCGCCATTGGCGTCAAGGCCGCGCGCGAATGCCGCCGTAGCCTGGATATCCCGATGGTCATCCTCGGCACGGCCCACCCGGTTAAATTCCCCGAAGCCGTGCAGAAGGCCGGTGTCGGCAAAGCCTTGGAACTGCCACCGCACCTGGCTGACCTGTTCGAGCGGGAAGAGCGTTGCACGGTGCTGCCTAACGACCTGAAAGCCATCCAGGCGTTTGTCAGCCAGCATGGCAATCGTGGGAAGCCGCTCTAA